In Myxocyprinus asiaticus isolate MX2 ecotype Aquarium Trade chromosome 8, UBuf_Myxa_2, whole genome shotgun sequence, a single genomic region encodes these proteins:
- the LOC127445133 gene encoding NACHT, LRR and PYD domains-containing protein 12-like isoform X4, with the protein MTASVPELLLETLDDLDSEKLKKFQWYLKKDGQISTSELENADVCNTVDKMEACYCPEEAVKITVNILKKMNQNHLAEQLVNKHKVQISSPSQTGVNVELNAETCATINAPVLTGNVIRSVTFNYGSNSAGIEQQKSSDSTEKHKKKNKIKEILMLQDFLKSHKTNMKEKAERIVDVKKHNEAYLKDVYTELFITKGDIKGVNQEHEIHEIDNAFKSQKSQDRPINCNEIFSLLRRNNEKKIVLTKGVAGIGKTVSVHKLILDWAEGKANQDIDCMFLLPFREMNVLKDDEISLDEFLQEFYPEMEELDKTKLYKECKIAFIFDGLDESRLPLDFKSRMSSVNKRSSVDDLFTNLVKGKLLPKALVWVTSRPAAANQIPPEYVGLFTEVRGFTDKQKEEYFRKRIKDETQASKIISHIKTSRSLYIMCHIPVFCWITATVLQNILIENNTENIDTTLTEMYIHFLIIQMNMKNQKYDEKVERNYNKLLDSNKTMIVKLAKLAFEQLKKENIVFYEEDLKECGIDVSEDSEFTGMIAEIFKKEAGLHEMKIFCFVHLSVQEFLAALHVFLCYLNKNMEELQFFFEEPEENITLHDLLQKAVDKAMMSLRGHLDLFLRFLLGISLESSQKLLKGLFTHTEDTKKSITTMTEYLKKEIQTWELLDEASVNHFYCLLELKDQSVLKEIQGYLSSDAHRGRKLSSSMCSVLSHILLTSEQVLDELNLKTFITCSTVGYMRLMPAVRCCRKAILDNCVLTRTCIENVALALQSSKSLLRELDLSNNDLQDSGVKLITDALKSTNCKLEILRLVICNLTGQCCESLASALQSSNSLLKELDLSHNDLQDSGVKLLSDGLKSANCTLEILRLSMCNLTGQCCENLSSALQSSKSLLRELDLSNNDLQDSGVKLISDALKSTNCTVEILRLSGCMVTEVGCCYLASALRSNPSHMKELDLSYNHPGESGVKTLKLNVDHGGEIRIKAGLLKCSVYTRVMG; encoded by the exons ATGACGGCATCTGTTCCAGAGCTGCTCCTGGAGACACTGGATGATCTAGACAGTGAGAAACTGAAGAAGTTTCAGTGGTACTTGAAGAAAGATGGACAAATTTCAACTTCTGAACTGGAGAATGCAGATGTCTGTAACACAGTGGATAAAATGGAGGCATGTTATTGTCCAGAAGAAGCTGTGAAGATCACGGTGAACATCctgaagaagatgaaccagaacCATCTAGCTGAACAGTTGGTGAATAAACACAAAG TTCAGATCAGCAGTCCCTCTCAGACTGGAGTCAATGTTGAACTGAATGCTGAAACATGTGCAACCATAAATGCTCCTGTACTCACTGGAAACGTCATCCGTTCGGTAACCTTCAACTACGGCTCAAACTCAGCAGGAATTG AGCAGCAAAAATCCTCGGACTCAACAGagaagcacaagaaaaaaaataaaataaaag aGATTTTAATGTTACAAGACTTCTTGAAGAGTCACAAAACCAACATGAAAGAGAAAGCAGAACGAATTGTTGATGTCAAAAAGCATAATGAAGCTTATTTAAAGGATGTTTACACAGAACTCTTTATTACTAAGGGCGATATTAAGGGAGTCAACCAAGAACATGAGATTCATGAGATTGACAATGCTTTCAAGAGCCAGAAATCACAGGACAGACCAATCAACTGCAATGAGATATTCAGTTTATTGAGACGAAACAATGAGAAAAAGATTGTTCTGACCAAAGGTGTCGCAGGCATTGGAAAAACTGTCTCTGTGCACAAGTTAATTCTGGACTGGGCTGAAGGAAAAGCCAATCAGGATATAGACTGCATGTTCCTGCTTCCGTTCAGAGAGATGAACGTGCTGAAAGATGACGAGATCAGTCTCGACGAGTTTCTACAGGAGTTTTATCCTGAAATGGAAGAACTGGATAAAACCAAGTTATATAAGGAATGTAAAATTGCATTTATCTTTGATGGACTTGATGAGAGTCGACTGCCTTTGGATTTTAAAAGTAGAATGAGTAGTGTGAATAAGAGATCATCTGTAGATGATCTGTTCACAAATCTGGTCAAGGGGAAACTTCTTCCAAAAGCTCTTGTTTGGGTGACCTCACGACctgcagcagccaatcaaatcCCTCCTGAGTATGTAGGTTTGTTTACAGAGGTACGAGGATTCACTGACAAACAGAAGGAGGAATACTTCAGAAAGAGAATCAAAGATGAGACTCAGGCCTCCAAAATCATCTCACATATCAAGACATCTCGAAGTCTCTACATCATGTGCCACATTCCAGTGTTCTGTTGGATCACGGCCACAGTTCTTCAGAATATTCTCATTGAGAACAATACAGAGAACATCGACACAACCCTAACTGAAATGTACATTCATTTTCTGATCATACAGATGAACATGAAGAACcagaaatatgatgaaaaagtagaaagAAACTACAATAAGCTCTTAGATTCCAATAAAACGATGATTGTGAAGTTGGCCAAGCTTGCATTTGAAcaactgaagaaagaaaacattgtgtTCTACGAGGAAGATCTGAAAGAATGTGGTATTGATGTGAGTGAAGACTCTGAGTTCACAGGAATGATCGCTGAGATCTTTAAGAAGGAAGCTGGACTTCATGAGATGAAGATCTTCTGCTTTGTTCATCTGAGCGTTCAAGAGTTCCTCGCTGCACTGCATGTGTTCCTCTGCTACCTGAACAAGAACATGGAGGAGCTGCAGTTTTTCTTTGAAGAGCCAGAAGAAAACATCACATTGCATGACTTACTGCAGAAAGCTGTTGATAAAGCCATGATGAGCCTGAGAGGTCATCTAGATCTGTTTCTGCGGTTTCTGCTCGGCATTTCACTGGAATCCAGTCAGAAACTGCtcaaaggcctgttcacacacaCTGAAGACACCAAAAAGAGCATCACAACAATGACGGaatacttaaaaaaagaaatacaaacatGGGAACTCCTAGATGAAGCTTCAGTCAACCATTTTTACTGCTTGCTTGAACTGAAGGATCAGTCAGTATTGAAGGAAATTCAAGGTTACTTGAGTTCAGATGCTCATCGAGGAAGAAAACTCTCGTCTTCAATGTGTTCAGTGCTGTCCCACATACTGTTGACGTCTGAGCAGGTGCTGGATGAGTTAAACTTGAAGACGTTCATCACATGTTCAACAGTAGGTTACATGAGACTAATGCCAGCTGTAAGATGCTGCAGAAAAGCTAT ATTGGACAATTGTGTACTCACTCGCACCTGCATTGAAAATGTGGCTTTGGCCCTCCAATCATCAAAGTCCCTTCTGAGAGAGCTGGATCTGAGTAACAATGACCTGcaggattcaggagtgaagctTATCACTGATGCACTGAAGAGTACAAACTGTAAACTAGAGATACTGAG ACTGGTCATCTGTAATCTCACTGGTCAGTGCTGTGAAAGTTTGGCTTCTGCTCTTCAGTCATCAAACTCCCTCCTGAAGGAGCTGGACCTGAGTCACAATGACCTGcaggattcaggagtgaagctgcttTCTGATGGACTAAAGAGTGCAAACTGTACACTGGAGATACTGAG attatccATGTGTAATCTCACTGGTCAGTGCTGTGAAAATTTGTCTTCAGCTCTACAATCATCAAAGTCCCTCCTGAGAGAGCTGGATCTGAGTAACAATGACCTGcaggattcaggagtgaagctgATCTCTGATGCACTGAAAAGTACAAACTGTACAGTGGAGATACTGAG ATTATCTGGCTGTATGGTGACAGAGGTTGGCTGTTGTTATCTGGCTTCAGCTCTGAGATCAAACCCTTCACACATGAAAGAGCTGGATCTGAGCTACAATCACCCAGGAGAATCAGGTGTCAAGACCCTCAAATTGAA tGTGGATCATGGGGGAGAGATTAGGATTAAAGCAGGACTGCTCAAAT GTTCTGTTTACACTCGAGTGATGGGCTGA
- the LOC127445133 gene encoding NACHT, LRR and PYD domains-containing protein 12-like isoform X3 yields the protein MTASVPELLLETLDDLDSEKLKKFQWYLKKDGQISTSELENADVCNTVDKMEACYCPEEAVKITVNILKKMNQNHLAEQLVNKHKVQISSPSQTGVNVELNAETCATINAPVLTGNVIRSVTFNYGSNSAGIEQQKSSDSTEKHKKKNKIKEILMLQDFLKSHKTNMKEKAERIVDVKKHNEAYLKDVYTELFITKGDIKGVNQEHEIHEIDNAFKSQKSQDRPINCNEIFSLLRRNNEKKIVLTKGVAGIGKTVSVHKLILDWAEGKANQDIDCMFLLPFREMNVLKDDEISLDEFLQEFYPEMEELDKTKLYKECKIAFIFDGLDESRLPLDFKSRMSSVNKRSSVDDLFTNLVKGKLLPKALVWVTSRPAAANQIPPEYVGLFTEVRGFTDKQKEEYFRKRIKDETQASKIISHIKTSRSLYIMCHIPVFCWITATVLQNILIENNTENIDTTLTEMYIHFLIIQMNMKNQKYDEKVERNYNKLLDSNKTMIVKLAKLAFEQLKKENIVFYEEDLKECGIDVSEDSEFTGMIAEIFKKEAGLHEMKIFCFVHLSVQEFLAALHVFLCYLNKNMEELQFFFEEPEENITLHDLLQKAVDKAMMSLRGHLDLFLRFLLGISLESSQKLLKGLFTHTEDTKKSITTMTEYLKKEIQTWELLDEASVNHFYCLLELKDQSVLKEIQGYLSSDAHRGRKLSSSMCSVLSHILLTSEQVLDELNLKTFITCSTVGYMRLMPAVRCCRKAILDNCVLTRTCIENVALALQSSKSLLRELDLSNNDLQDSGVKLITDALKSTNCKLEILRLVICNLTGQCCESLASALQSSNSLLKELDLSHNDLQDSGVKLLSDGLKSANCTLEILRLSMCNLTGQCCENLSSALQSSKSLLRELDLSNNDLQDSGVKLISDALKSTNCTVEILRLSGCMVTEVGCCYLASALRSNPSHMKELDLSYNHPGESGVKTLKLNVDHGGEIRIKAGLLKYACVLTLDANTAHPHLNVSEGNRKVLFTLE from the exons ATGACGGCATCTGTTCCAGAGCTGCTCCTGGAGACACTGGATGATCTAGACAGTGAGAAACTGAAGAAGTTTCAGTGGTACTTGAAGAAAGATGGACAAATTTCAACTTCTGAACTGGAGAATGCAGATGTCTGTAACACAGTGGATAAAATGGAGGCATGTTATTGTCCAGAAGAAGCTGTGAAGATCACGGTGAACATCctgaagaagatgaaccagaacCATCTAGCTGAACAGTTGGTGAATAAACACAAAG TTCAGATCAGCAGTCCCTCTCAGACTGGAGTCAATGTTGAACTGAATGCTGAAACATGTGCAACCATAAATGCTCCTGTACTCACTGGAAACGTCATCCGTTCGGTAACCTTCAACTACGGCTCAAACTCAGCAGGAATTG AGCAGCAAAAATCCTCGGACTCAACAGagaagcacaagaaaaaaaataaaataaaag aGATTTTAATGTTACAAGACTTCTTGAAGAGTCACAAAACCAACATGAAAGAGAAAGCAGAACGAATTGTTGATGTCAAAAAGCATAATGAAGCTTATTTAAAGGATGTTTACACAGAACTCTTTATTACTAAGGGCGATATTAAGGGAGTCAACCAAGAACATGAGATTCATGAGATTGACAATGCTTTCAAGAGCCAGAAATCACAGGACAGACCAATCAACTGCAATGAGATATTCAGTTTATTGAGACGAAACAATGAGAAAAAGATTGTTCTGACCAAAGGTGTCGCAGGCATTGGAAAAACTGTCTCTGTGCACAAGTTAATTCTGGACTGGGCTGAAGGAAAAGCCAATCAGGATATAGACTGCATGTTCCTGCTTCCGTTCAGAGAGATGAACGTGCTGAAAGATGACGAGATCAGTCTCGACGAGTTTCTACAGGAGTTTTATCCTGAAATGGAAGAACTGGATAAAACCAAGTTATATAAGGAATGTAAAATTGCATTTATCTTTGATGGACTTGATGAGAGTCGACTGCCTTTGGATTTTAAAAGTAGAATGAGTAGTGTGAATAAGAGATCATCTGTAGATGATCTGTTCACAAATCTGGTCAAGGGGAAACTTCTTCCAAAAGCTCTTGTTTGGGTGACCTCACGACctgcagcagccaatcaaatcCCTCCTGAGTATGTAGGTTTGTTTACAGAGGTACGAGGATTCACTGACAAACAGAAGGAGGAATACTTCAGAAAGAGAATCAAAGATGAGACTCAGGCCTCCAAAATCATCTCACATATCAAGACATCTCGAAGTCTCTACATCATGTGCCACATTCCAGTGTTCTGTTGGATCACGGCCACAGTTCTTCAGAATATTCTCATTGAGAACAATACAGAGAACATCGACACAACCCTAACTGAAATGTACATTCATTTTCTGATCATACAGATGAACATGAAGAACcagaaatatgatgaaaaagtagaaagAAACTACAATAAGCTCTTAGATTCCAATAAAACGATGATTGTGAAGTTGGCCAAGCTTGCATTTGAAcaactgaagaaagaaaacattgtgtTCTACGAGGAAGATCTGAAAGAATGTGGTATTGATGTGAGTGAAGACTCTGAGTTCACAGGAATGATCGCTGAGATCTTTAAGAAGGAAGCTGGACTTCATGAGATGAAGATCTTCTGCTTTGTTCATCTGAGCGTTCAAGAGTTCCTCGCTGCACTGCATGTGTTCCTCTGCTACCTGAACAAGAACATGGAGGAGCTGCAGTTTTTCTTTGAAGAGCCAGAAGAAAACATCACATTGCATGACTTACTGCAGAAAGCTGTTGATAAAGCCATGATGAGCCTGAGAGGTCATCTAGATCTGTTTCTGCGGTTTCTGCTCGGCATTTCACTGGAATCCAGTCAGAAACTGCtcaaaggcctgttcacacacaCTGAAGACACCAAAAAGAGCATCACAACAATGACGGaatacttaaaaaaagaaatacaaacatGGGAACTCCTAGATGAAGCTTCAGTCAACCATTTTTACTGCTTGCTTGAACTGAAGGATCAGTCAGTATTGAAGGAAATTCAAGGTTACTTGAGTTCAGATGCTCATCGAGGAAGAAAACTCTCGTCTTCAATGTGTTCAGTGCTGTCCCACATACTGTTGACGTCTGAGCAGGTGCTGGATGAGTTAAACTTGAAGACGTTCATCACATGTTCAACAGTAGGTTACATGAGACTAATGCCAGCTGTAAGATGCTGCAGAAAAGCTAT ATTGGACAATTGTGTACTCACTCGCACCTGCATTGAAAATGTGGCTTTGGCCCTCCAATCATCAAAGTCCCTTCTGAGAGAGCTGGATCTGAGTAACAATGACCTGcaggattcaggagtgaagctTATCACTGATGCACTGAAGAGTACAAACTGTAAACTAGAGATACTGAG ACTGGTCATCTGTAATCTCACTGGTCAGTGCTGTGAAAGTTTGGCTTCTGCTCTTCAGTCATCAAACTCCCTCCTGAAGGAGCTGGACCTGAGTCACAATGACCTGcaggattcaggagtgaagctgcttTCTGATGGACTAAAGAGTGCAAACTGTACACTGGAGATACTGAG attatccATGTGTAATCTCACTGGTCAGTGCTGTGAAAATTTGTCTTCAGCTCTACAATCATCAAAGTCCCTCCTGAGAGAGCTGGATCTGAGTAACAATGACCTGcaggattcaggagtgaagctgATCTCTGATGCACTGAAAAGTACAAACTGTACAGTGGAGATACTGAG ATTATCTGGCTGTATGGTGACAGAGGTTGGCTGTTGTTATCTGGCTTCAGCTCTGAGATCAAACCCTTCACACATGAAAGAGCTGGATCTGAGCTACAATCACCCAGGAGAATCAGGTGTCAAGACCCTCAAATTGAA tGTGGATCATGGGGGAGAGATTAGGATTAAAGCAGGACTGCTCAAAT atgCTTGTGTTCTCACACTGGATGCAAACACAGCACACCCTCATCTCAATGTGTCTGAAGGGAACAGAAAG GTTCTGTTTACACTCGAGTGA
- the LOC127445133 gene encoding NACHT, LRR and PYD domains-containing protein 12-like isoform X1 produces the protein MTASVPELLLETLDDLDSEKLKKFQWYLKKDGQISTSELENADVCNTVDKMEACYCPEEAVKITVNILKKMNQNHLAEQLVNKHKVQISSPSQTGVNVELNAETCATINAPVLTGNVIRSVTFNYGSNSAGIEQQKSSDSTEKHKKKNKIKEILMLQDFLKSHKTNMKEKAERIVDVKKHNEAYLKDVYTELFITKGDIKGVNQEHEIHEIDNAFKSQKSQDRPINCNEIFSLLRRNNEKKIVLTKGVAGIGKTVSVHKLILDWAEGKANQDIDCMFLLPFREMNVLKDDEISLDEFLQEFYPEMEELDKTKLYKECKIAFIFDGLDESRLPLDFKSRMSSVNKRSSVDDLFTNLVKGKLLPKALVWVTSRPAAANQIPPEYVGLFTEVRGFTDKQKEEYFRKRIKDETQASKIISHIKTSRSLYIMCHIPVFCWITATVLQNILIENNTENIDTTLTEMYIHFLIIQMNMKNQKYDEKVERNYNKLLDSNKTMIVKLAKLAFEQLKKENIVFYEEDLKECGIDVSEDSEFTGMIAEIFKKEAGLHEMKIFCFVHLSVQEFLAALHVFLCYLNKNMEELQFFFEEPEENITLHDLLQKAVDKAMMSLRGHLDLFLRFLLGISLESSQKLLKGLFTHTEDTKKSITTMTEYLKKEIQTWELLDEASVNHFYCLLELKDQSVLKEIQGYLSSDAHRGRKLSSSMCSVLSHILLTSEQVLDELNLKTFITCSTVGYMRLMPAVRCCRKAILDNCVLTRTCIENVALALQSSKSLLRELDLSNNDLQDSGVKLITDALKSTNCKLEILRLVICNLTGQCCESLASALQSSNSLLKELDLSHNDLQDSGVKLLSDGLKSANCTLEILRLSMCNLTGQCCENLSSALQSSKSLLRELDLSNNDLQDSGVKLISDALKSTNCTVEILRLSGCMVTEVGCCYLASALRSNPSHMKELDLSYNHPGESGVKTLKLNVDHGGEIRIKAGLLKYACVLTLDANTAHPHLNVSEGNRKVTHVNEFQSYPDHPDRFENYLQVLCRESLTGRCYWETELSGNGAGILVTYKGISRKLISVDCWFGSKEKSWRLYCSENEFNVLHNEFQLSTRVPSPSYIRVGVYLDWPAGILSFYSISDTLTHIHTFNTTFTEPLYVGFMVYKLNSSASLCQI, from the exons ATGACGGCATCTGTTCCAGAGCTGCTCCTGGAGACACTGGATGATCTAGACAGTGAGAAACTGAAGAAGTTTCAGTGGTACTTGAAGAAAGATGGACAAATTTCAACTTCTGAACTGGAGAATGCAGATGTCTGTAACACAGTGGATAAAATGGAGGCATGTTATTGTCCAGAAGAAGCTGTGAAGATCACGGTGAACATCctgaagaagatgaaccagaacCATCTAGCTGAACAGTTGGTGAATAAACACAAAG TTCAGATCAGCAGTCCCTCTCAGACTGGAGTCAATGTTGAACTGAATGCTGAAACATGTGCAACCATAAATGCTCCTGTACTCACTGGAAACGTCATCCGTTCGGTAACCTTCAACTACGGCTCAAACTCAGCAGGAATTG AGCAGCAAAAATCCTCGGACTCAACAGagaagcacaagaaaaaaaataaaataaaag aGATTTTAATGTTACAAGACTTCTTGAAGAGTCACAAAACCAACATGAAAGAGAAAGCAGAACGAATTGTTGATGTCAAAAAGCATAATGAAGCTTATTTAAAGGATGTTTACACAGAACTCTTTATTACTAAGGGCGATATTAAGGGAGTCAACCAAGAACATGAGATTCATGAGATTGACAATGCTTTCAAGAGCCAGAAATCACAGGACAGACCAATCAACTGCAATGAGATATTCAGTTTATTGAGACGAAACAATGAGAAAAAGATTGTTCTGACCAAAGGTGTCGCAGGCATTGGAAAAACTGTCTCTGTGCACAAGTTAATTCTGGACTGGGCTGAAGGAAAAGCCAATCAGGATATAGACTGCATGTTCCTGCTTCCGTTCAGAGAGATGAACGTGCTGAAAGATGACGAGATCAGTCTCGACGAGTTTCTACAGGAGTTTTATCCTGAAATGGAAGAACTGGATAAAACCAAGTTATATAAGGAATGTAAAATTGCATTTATCTTTGATGGACTTGATGAGAGTCGACTGCCTTTGGATTTTAAAAGTAGAATGAGTAGTGTGAATAAGAGATCATCTGTAGATGATCTGTTCACAAATCTGGTCAAGGGGAAACTTCTTCCAAAAGCTCTTGTTTGGGTGACCTCACGACctgcagcagccaatcaaatcCCTCCTGAGTATGTAGGTTTGTTTACAGAGGTACGAGGATTCACTGACAAACAGAAGGAGGAATACTTCAGAAAGAGAATCAAAGATGAGACTCAGGCCTCCAAAATCATCTCACATATCAAGACATCTCGAAGTCTCTACATCATGTGCCACATTCCAGTGTTCTGTTGGATCACGGCCACAGTTCTTCAGAATATTCTCATTGAGAACAATACAGAGAACATCGACACAACCCTAACTGAAATGTACATTCATTTTCTGATCATACAGATGAACATGAAGAACcagaaatatgatgaaaaagtagaaagAAACTACAATAAGCTCTTAGATTCCAATAAAACGATGATTGTGAAGTTGGCCAAGCTTGCATTTGAAcaactgaagaaagaaaacattgtgtTCTACGAGGAAGATCTGAAAGAATGTGGTATTGATGTGAGTGAAGACTCTGAGTTCACAGGAATGATCGCTGAGATCTTTAAGAAGGAAGCTGGACTTCATGAGATGAAGATCTTCTGCTTTGTTCATCTGAGCGTTCAAGAGTTCCTCGCTGCACTGCATGTGTTCCTCTGCTACCTGAACAAGAACATGGAGGAGCTGCAGTTTTTCTTTGAAGAGCCAGAAGAAAACATCACATTGCATGACTTACTGCAGAAAGCTGTTGATAAAGCCATGATGAGCCTGAGAGGTCATCTAGATCTGTTTCTGCGGTTTCTGCTCGGCATTTCACTGGAATCCAGTCAGAAACTGCtcaaaggcctgttcacacacaCTGAAGACACCAAAAAGAGCATCACAACAATGACGGaatacttaaaaaaagaaatacaaacatGGGAACTCCTAGATGAAGCTTCAGTCAACCATTTTTACTGCTTGCTTGAACTGAAGGATCAGTCAGTATTGAAGGAAATTCAAGGTTACTTGAGTTCAGATGCTCATCGAGGAAGAAAACTCTCGTCTTCAATGTGTTCAGTGCTGTCCCACATACTGTTGACGTCTGAGCAGGTGCTGGATGAGTTAAACTTGAAGACGTTCATCACATGTTCAACAGTAGGTTACATGAGACTAATGCCAGCTGTAAGATGCTGCAGAAAAGCTAT ATTGGACAATTGTGTACTCACTCGCACCTGCATTGAAAATGTGGCTTTGGCCCTCCAATCATCAAAGTCCCTTCTGAGAGAGCTGGATCTGAGTAACAATGACCTGcaggattcaggagtgaagctTATCACTGATGCACTGAAGAGTACAAACTGTAAACTAGAGATACTGAG ACTGGTCATCTGTAATCTCACTGGTCAGTGCTGTGAAAGTTTGGCTTCTGCTCTTCAGTCATCAAACTCCCTCCTGAAGGAGCTGGACCTGAGTCACAATGACCTGcaggattcaggagtgaagctgcttTCTGATGGACTAAAGAGTGCAAACTGTACACTGGAGATACTGAG attatccATGTGTAATCTCACTGGTCAGTGCTGTGAAAATTTGTCTTCAGCTCTACAATCATCAAAGTCCCTCCTGAGAGAGCTGGATCTGAGTAACAATGACCTGcaggattcaggagtgaagctgATCTCTGATGCACTGAAAAGTACAAACTGTACAGTGGAGATACTGAG ATTATCTGGCTGTATGGTGACAGAGGTTGGCTGTTGTTATCTGGCTTCAGCTCTGAGATCAAACCCTTCACACATGAAAGAGCTGGATCTGAGCTACAATCACCCAGGAGAATCAGGTGTCAAGACCCTCAAATTGAA tGTGGATCATGGGGGAGAGATTAGGATTAAAGCAGGACTGCTCAAAT atgCTTGTGTTCTCACACTGGATGCAAACACAGCACACCCTCATCTCAATGTGTCTGAAGGGAACAGAAAGGTGACACATGTGAATGAGTTTCAGTCTTATCCTGATCATCCAGACAGATTTGAGAACTATCTTCAGGTTCTATGTAGAGAGAGTCTGACTGGACGCTGTTACTGGGAGACAGAATTGAGTGGGAATGGTGCTGGTATATTAGTGACATATAAAGGAATCAGCAGGAAATTAATTAGTGTTGACTGTTGGTTTGGATCCAAGGAAAAGTCCTGGAGACTGTACTGCTCTGAAAATGAATTCAATGTCTTGCACAATGAATTTCAGTTATCCACACGTGTCCCTTCACCCTCCTATATCAGAGTAGGAGTCTATCTGGACTGGCCGGCTGGCATTCTGTCCTTCTACAGCATTTctgacactctcacacacatacacacattcaacACCACATTTACTGAACCCCTCTATGTTGGATTTATGGTTTATAAACTTAATTCATCTGCATCATTGTGTCAAATTtaa